AGTTGTGGTTAGTAGTAATCGAATCAAAAAGGTCTGCTTTTTCCTTAAATAAGGCAATTCCTCAAGCGCTTACTTATATGCTAGCTACTCCTAACCCCGATAGGCCTGTATATTCATTAGTGCTGAATGGCGAAGATTTTCAATTTATAAAACTCATCCAAAAAACTCAGCCAATTTATGCTTTATCTGATAGATTCAGTTTATATAGAAGCGAAAATGAATTATATATAGTTTTGAATATTTTGAAAAAAATCGGACAAGCTATAAATTCTCTTTAAGAAATGTTTGTAATATTTGGCTCTGTTCTATACCAGTAAGCTTGGCAAAACATTATCTGGTTCCTCTATAATTAAGCTAAATTTTTCTCTAACTTGAGAAAGAGTAAATTCCCTGTATGCCATTGCACTAGACTATTCTCAATGAATTGAATTATTTCGCTAATTAAAATAGTGTGGCTTTCTGTAAATGCATAAAGATTGCAAAAAATACAAGCTTTAAAATGGTAATATCACCTTTATTATATCAATTATGGTTCAAGTCATCCAAGCTCAAAACATCGGTCTTGCCTATTTAGAAGAAAAATTTGGTCTAAGACAGTCTGAACGTGAAGATTTTTTCCGGAATGGGTTGATCCTTTACCAGAAATCACAGATTTAGAAAAGCAATATCTAGATAGAGTTAAAACTAATTTTTTAAGATTAGTGAAGCGTCCACCAATCTTAGAAAATGCCGTAAAAATGATAGTATTATCTCCTTTATTAGATTTAGCTGGATTTTATCGCGAGCCATTTTTACTGGCTACAGAAGAATCTATAGAAATTGCCATAGAGGATGAAGGAGAAGTAATTAGAGGTAGAATTGATGTTTTAGTTATTCAAGAACAATTTTGGTTGTTAGTTATTGAAGCTAAAAGGGCTGCTTTTGCACTTTTAGAAGCCATAACTCAAGCCGTAGCTTATATGCTAGCTAATCCTCATCAAGAAAAACCTGTATTTGGATTAGTAATGAACGGTAGTGATTTTATATTCTTGAAACTTATACAAGAAAATCATCCAGAATATGCTTTTTCTGACCAATTTACACTACTAAAGCGAGAAAATGAATTATATCAAGTTCTCGGAGTGTTAAAAAAATTAAGTCAAGTGTTAAGTTAACTTATGTCTATTCGCCCTATCTACCTAGATTGCCATGCGACGACACCAGTCGATGAAAGAGTATTAGCAGCCATGCTACCTTACTTTACAGAAAAGTTTGGCAATCCATCGAGTATTAGTCATGTTTACGGTTGGGAAGCAGAAGCAGCTGTTAAACAAACACGAGAAATTTTAGCAGCAGCAATTAACGCTACACCAGAAGAAATTGTTTTTACCAGTGGTGCAACAGAAGCGAATAATCTAGCGATTAAAGGTGTAGCAGAAGCTTATTTTCAAAAAGGACAGCATATTATTACAGTGGCTACAGAACATAAAGCTGTTCTCGACCCTTGTGCATATTTAAAAACTTTGGGTTTTGAAATTACTATTCTCCCAGTTAAAAAAGATGGGTTAATTGATTTAACTGAGTTAGAACAAGCTTTGCGTCCAGAGACAATTTTGGTATCGGTAATGGCTGCAAATAACGAAATTGGAGTATTGCAGCCTTTAGCAGAAATTGGAGAATTGTGCCGCGATCTCAATATCATTTTCCACACCGATGCTGCCCAAGCTATTGGTAAAATTCCCTTAGATGTGCAGGCACAGAAAATTGATTTACTTTCACTTACCGCGCATAAAGTATACGGCCCCAAAGGTATCGGTGCGCTATACGTTCGTAGACGCAACCCCAGAGTACAGTTAGTTCCCCAGCAGCACGGCGGCGGACACGAACGGGGAATGCGTTCGGGTACTTTATACACACCGCAAATCGTCGGGTTTGGCAAAGCTGTAGAAATTGCTTTAGCAGAGCAAGCGACAGAAAACCAACGCCTGACAGAACTCAGACAAAAACTCTGGGAACAGCTTTCAGTAGTAGCAGGAATTCATCTCAACGGACATCCTACCCAACGGTTAGCGGGAAACCTGAATATCAGTGTTGAAGGCGTAGATGGGGCTGCACTTGGTTTAGGATTACAGTCAGTAATGGCTGTTTCTTCTGGTTCTGCTTGTACTTCAGCCAACACAGCACCCTCCCATGTTCTCACCGCCTTGGGACGCTCACAACAGCTAGCCTATGCATCAGTGCGCTTTGGCATTGGACGCTTCAATACTCCAGAGGAGATTGATATTGTAGCAAAACACGCGATCGCTACGATTCAAAGTTTACGCAAGCAGACAACTTTGGTGTAAAGAGGCAGGGAATTGGGGGAGTGTGGGAAGTGTGGGGAGAGAGGGGAGAGAGGAGAAAATATAAAAAAGCTTCCCTCTTCTCCTAATGCCCTAATCCTAATATGGATCTGAACTAAATCTTCCCCGTTTCACACTTCTAAGATAATAACCCCGTGTGGGAAGATTTTTCAGGTTGAAGGTATCTCCACGCGGAACTCGCCAAATTTTGTAGTCGTTATATGTTAAAGGCGTGCGGGGTTTACATACCTCTGGCGGATGGTCTCCCAAGACAAAATACGCTGCACCCCTCCCCATCACTTTCGCCATACCGTGTTTATCCACAAGTACAGATGTTTCCTCGCTAATGGCTATCCCTAAAGCACGTTTGGATATGCCATCTTGAATTTGACGCGCAATAAAAGCCATAATGCGACCCATTCTTTTACGCCTGTCGAAGTGGGTGTCTACAATGGTTCCCTGAAGATACTTCCATTGGAAAAAGTTGTAGGTAAAAGTGATGTCTTTGTAGGGGTCTTCGAGTGCGTCTCTGGTTTCAATTCCTTCTTCCGAAGAAGCGCAAGCATCGTAGACGAATTCGCTAAGAATCATTGCACCCGCACTAGTACCACCAATGCCACCACCTCTGGCGTAAACTGATTGAACAGCAGCCTCTAGCTTAGTATCTTTCCAATTGCGGATGTATTGGCATTGGTCGCCGCCAGCAAAAAAGATTACATCTGCATTTCGGACTTTATTGATAATCTCTGCTTTGTTAGCATCTTGTCTATTGCTAACAATTAGAGTTTCCACAGATTTAACGCCTTTCATCTCACGAATAACCCGATTGTAATCATGGTTGCCATAAGTACGAATGACTACAACATTGACTGTAGTGGCGCAGTCAGTACAACCTCTCACCTGGTTAATCAACCACTGGATAGCGTTCTCTACATCAGGGCCGCCTCCACCCAAACTTAGAACAGGGCCAGCTAAGGAAGGTAAGGATGGTAAAGGCGGTAAGGGTGTTAAAGGAGAATGGACATCCTCGGTTATGTCCTGAAAGTAACTTCTCAAGTTTGCTGTAATATGGGTTATGAAGGAGGTTCCCATCTTCAGCAACATGGTTCCTACACTCTTCAACCACTTTGCTATATTTGGAAAGGCCTTGGTCATACTAACCTTCTGGTGCAAACTGCAATTATTGCTTACTTTCTCACCAGAAGGGGTGTAATTCCCAGCGTACAAGGCTTGTACTGTTTTTTCATGCCGAAAATGCAGAGTAATCTTTTATTCTCTGCTGCTTTCTCCATTGCTTGTGCAATTTAAAACCAATCTATGCGCGATCGCTCTTGCACAACTCGCTGATATACTGCTTCTGTTTGCAGGGCTAATTTTTGCCAACAAAAGCGTCGCCCTAAATCTTCATAAGCATTATCAATCAACCATTGGCGATAACCGGGATTCTTTAAAACCTCCAAAATTCCCCAAGCAATCGAATCAGAATTGTTCACCCAGGTGACAATGCCTGTTTTAGTATGTTGCACTACTTCAGGAAATCCACCTGTATCAGATACTACAACAGGAACGCGAGAGGCAAAGCTTTCTAACGCAACAATACCAAAGGGTTCGTAAAGACTGGGGAAAACCGCACAGTCAGCTACAGTCTGAAATTTATCTAAGTATTCGTCAGAAAGAAAACCTGTAAAATAGCATTTATGCCAAATTCCTAAATCCCAAGCCTGACGCTTGAGATGGTCGGTATTACCGCCACCAACAATCACAAATTTGACATTACCGTCCATTTCCCACAGAACCTTGGGTGCAGCATTGAGTAATAAAGGTACACCCTTTTCGTAGGTCATGCGC
The genomic region above belongs to Calothrix sp. NIES-2098 and contains:
- a CDS encoding aromatic amino acid beta-eliminating lyase/threonine aldolase, which gives rise to MSIRPIYLDCHATTPVDERVLAAMLPYFTEKFGNPSSISHVYGWEAEAAVKQTREILAAAINATPEEIVFTSGATEANNLAIKGVAEAYFQKGQHIITVATEHKAVLDPCAYLKTLGFEITILPVKKDGLIDLTELEQALRPETILVSVMAANNEIGVLQPLAEIGELCRDLNIIFHTDAAQAIGKIPLDVQAQKIDLLSLTAHKVYGPKGIGALYVRRRNPRVQLVPQQHGGGHERGMRSGTLYTPQIVGFGKAVEIALAEQATENQRLTELRQKLWEQLSVVAGIHLNGHPTQRLAGNLNISVEGVDGAALGLGLQSVMAVSSGSACTSANTAPSHVLTALGRSQQLAYASVRFGIGRFNTPEEIDIVAKHAIATIQSLRKQTTLV
- a CDS encoding peptidase S51; protein product: MTKAFPNIAKWLKSVGTMLLKMGTSFITHITANLRSYFQDITEDVHSPLTPLPPLPSLPSLAGPVLSLGGGGPDVENAIQWLINQVRGCTDCATTVNVVVIRTYGNHDYNRVIREMKGVKSVETLIVSNRQDANKAEIINKVRNADVIFFAGGDQCQYIRNWKDTKLEAAVQSVYARGGGIGGTSAGAMILSEFVYDACASSEEGIETRDALEDPYKDITFTYNFFQWKYLQGTIVDTHFDRRKRMGRIMAFIARQIQDGISKRALGIAISEETSVLVDKHGMAKVMGRGAAYFVLGDHPPEVCKPRTPLTYNDYKIWRVPRGDTFNLKNLPTRGYYLRSVKRGRFSSDPY